One part of the Sulfolobus tengchongensis genome encodes these proteins:
- a CDS encoding Rieske (2Fe-2S) protein has product MLKVVEMNGYPIMIYEKDGKEYVYLAGCPHKQRPITAEGFKIEGDTITCPFHNAVFNLLTGELIKPPQSKTPCPPVCTLIKAKIENGKVIFEREPFVPRYKS; this is encoded by the coding sequence ATGCTTAAAGTCGTTGAGATGAACGGATATCCAATAATGATATACGAGAAGGACGGAAAGGAATACGTATACCTTGCAGGTTGTCCACATAAGCAAAGACCCATAACCGCTGAGGGCTTTAAAATAGAAGGAGACACCATAACATGTCCTTTTCACAACGCTGTATTTAATCTCCTAACCGGTGAGTTAATTAAACCGCCACAATCTAAGACACCTTGTCCTCCAGTTTGTACCTTGATAAAGGCTAAAATAGAGAACGGAAAGGTAATTTTTGAGAGAGAACCATTTGTACCTAGGTATAAGAGCTGA
- a CDS encoding NAD(P)-dependent alcohol dehydrogenase: protein MMKSKAALLKKFSEPLSIEEVEIPEPKGEEVLIRVGGAGVCRTDLRIWKGVEAKQGFKLPIILGHENAGTVVEVGENVRDVKKGDNVVVYATWGDLTCRYCKEGKFNVCKNQVIPGQTTNGGFSEYMLVNNYRWLVKLNSLSPIEAAPLADAGTTSMGAIRQALPFLNKFAEPVVIVNGIGGLAVYTIQILKALLKNVIVVGVSRSKKHRDLALELGADYAVEMKEAEKLVDNLTNGLGVPAVIDLVGTEETVYNLTRLLAQEGALILVGMEGKRISMETFDMAVWNKKLLGSNYGNLNDLEDVVRLAESKRIKPYITKLQLEEINKAFKDLDEGRVEGRQVIIP, encoded by the coding sequence ATGATGAAATCTAAAGCAGCACTTCTGAAAAAGTTCTCAGAACCCTTATCTATAGAAGAAGTTGAAATACCAGAACCTAAAGGTGAGGAAGTTCTAATAAGGGTAGGCGGGGCAGGAGTTTGCAGAACGGATTTGAGAATATGGAAGGGAGTAGAAGCAAAACAAGGTTTCAAATTACCAATAATATTAGGTCATGAAAACGCTGGAACAGTTGTGGAAGTGGGTGAAAATGTTAGGGATGTAAAGAAAGGAGATAACGTAGTAGTTTACGCAACTTGGGGAGATCTGACATGTAGATATTGCAAAGAGGGTAAATTCAACGTTTGCAAAAACCAAGTAATACCGGGACAAACTACTAATGGCGGTTTCTCAGAATATATGCTGGTAAACAACTACAGGTGGTTAGTTAAGCTCAACAGTTTAAGCCCAATAGAAGCAGCACCATTAGCAGATGCTGGAACTACTTCCATGGGGGCCATAAGACAAGCATTACCATTTCTCAACAAATTCGCAGAACCAGTAGTTATAGTAAATGGAATAGGAGGGCTTGCAGTGTATACTATTCAAATACTAAAGGCATTATTGAAAAACGTAATAGTAGTCGGAGTTTCGAGAAGCAAAAAGCATAGGGATTTAGCGTTAGAGTTGGGAGCAGACTACGCAGTTGAGATGAAGGAGGCTGAAAAATTAGTTGATAACCTAACTAACGGTTTAGGAGTTCCAGCAGTAATAGATCTAGTTGGAACAGAAGAAACTGTTTACAATCTAACCAGACTACTAGCCCAAGAAGGAGCGTTAATATTGGTGGGGATGGAAGGAAAAAGGATAAGTATGGAAACCTTCGATATGGCAGTATGGAATAAGAAACTTTTAGGTTCGAATTATGGGAATTTAAATGATTTGGAAGACGTTGTAAGATTAGCTGAAAGTAAAAGAATTAAGCCATATATTACTAAATTGCAATTGGAGGAGATAAATAAGGCATTTAAGGATTTAGATGAGGGAAGAGTTGAGGGAAGGCAAGTAATAATACCTTAA
- a CDS encoding L-rhamnonate dehydratase, with protein MKIKKIYIVKVENISRENFPYVKPTDYYNEYFSSFSPFKSAFMDKICFIRMDLENEISSIVETSEDVCNLVISHLANLVIGMDVSRIGMVWDLLYRYTLPIGRSGIIMHGISVINLLMYDAYAKLLGVPVYELLGGKTRDRIRAYASHLHPVNKEELEKEARSYLEEGYTAMKMRFCCGPSDPLGVDKNVELVKVIRDSVGYSVDLAGDAWMSWNLNFALKISRKLEKYEMSWIEEPFLPDDFESYKYLTRRTDIPISAGEHHYHIYDFKRLLDSGVRILQPDALWVGGITPMKKIAGLAEVYGAIIIPHTSNIYNLHFIISEPESVTPMAEYLTKYKWLEDRVVNPPRPIKGYFKLDEEKGFGLKYEL; from the coding sequence ATGAAAATTAAAAAAATATATATAGTTAAGGTAGAGAATATCTCAAGGGAGAATTTCCCTTACGTTAAGCCTACGGACTACTATAACGAATACTTTAGTTCATTTTCTCCTTTCAAATCTGCCTTTATGGATAAGATATGCTTTATTAGGATGGATTTAGAGAATGAGATCTCTTCTATAGTGGAAACGTCAGAAGACGTATGTAATCTGGTTATATCACATTTAGCCAATTTGGTTATCGGAATGGATGTTTCTAGAATAGGTATGGTTTGGGATTTGCTATATAGATATACATTACCAATAGGTAGAAGTGGAATAATAATGCACGGAATAAGTGTGATCAATCTGCTAATGTATGACGCTTATGCTAAATTACTAGGTGTTCCAGTTTACGAATTGCTAGGGGGTAAGACGAGGGATAGAATTAGGGCTTATGCGAGTCATTTACATCCTGTAAATAAGGAGGAGTTAGAAAAGGAGGCTAGGAGTTATTTAGAAGAAGGTTATACTGCTATGAAGATGAGGTTTTGCTGTGGTCCCTCAGATCCTTTAGGCGTTGATAAGAACGTTGAATTGGTTAAGGTAATTAGGGATAGTGTGGGTTATTCTGTAGATTTAGCCGGAGATGCGTGGATGTCTTGGAACTTAAATTTCGCTTTAAAGATCTCTAGGAAATTGGAAAAATATGAGATGAGTTGGATTGAAGAGCCCTTTCTACCAGATGATTTCGAATCGTATAAGTATTTAACTAGGAGAACTGATATACCAATCTCCGCTGGTGAGCATCACTATCACATTTATGATTTCAAGAGACTTTTAGATTCTGGAGTAAGGATACTACAGCCAGATGCCTTATGGGTTGGGGGAATAACGCCAATGAAGAAGATTGCAGGTTTAGCAGAGGTGTACGGTGCGATCATAATACCACATACGTCCAATATTTACAATTTACATTTTATAATATCAGAACCGGAAAGTGTAACTCCAATGGCTGAGTATTTGACTAAATATAAATGGTTAGAAGATAGAGTAGTCAATCCTCCAAGGCCCATAAAGGGGTATTTTAAATTGGATGAAGAAAAAGGGTTTGGCTTGAAATATGAACTATAG
- a CDS encoding ATP-binding protein translates to MLVIYFDHRPKETKEDLYDREEELSQLHSSISEPIILLTGIRRIGKTSVLKVFLNDLDLPYALIDVRTPLSSYKSLYTIFSEVLSQINKKKGVIKEILQHINGISFFGVNISLSWDPKTRPSLQAIMDRINEIGKVVIAFDEAQNLKGKIGNEFLSLLAHCYDYCKNVTFILTGSEIGLLYDFLKIEDPSSPLFGRHIEEIRLNRFSSEKSLDFLRQGFRQVGINASENVLEYAVEKLDGMVGWLTEFGYRCVKAKELRKEFVDEILELASKTVSEELSHFSKEYVIIIEGIAKGYTKWNEIKRYFEEKKKRTIYDAELRRYLDKLEKRGYVNRVDRGKYELTDPVVKNAFAR, encoded by the coding sequence GTGTTAGTAATTTACTTCGATCACAGGCCTAAGGAGACTAAAGAGGACTTATACGATAGAGAAGAGGAGTTAAGTCAATTGCACTCATCAATATCTGAACCAATAATTTTGCTAACTGGGATAAGAAGGATAGGAAAGACTTCCGTTCTGAAGGTTTTCTTAAATGACCTAGACTTACCTTACGCTCTAATTGACGTCAGAACTCCTCTTTCCTCATATAAATCACTCTACACTATCTTCTCAGAAGTCCTTTCGCAAATAAATAAGAAAAAGGGAGTAATTAAGGAAATACTACAACACATCAACGGGATTTCATTCTTTGGAGTTAACATATCCCTATCGTGGGATCCAAAAACCAGACCCTCTCTTCAAGCAATAATGGATAGGATAAATGAAATAGGAAAGGTAGTTATAGCATTTGACGAAGCACAGAACCTTAAAGGAAAAATTGGAAATGAGTTCCTCTCCCTTTTGGCACATTGTTATGACTATTGCAAAAACGTAACATTCATATTAACTGGTTCTGAAATAGGACTGCTTTACGACTTTTTGAAGATAGAGGATCCATCATCACCTCTTTTTGGAAGACACATTGAGGAAATAAGATTAAACAGATTCAGTTCAGAGAAGTCATTGGATTTCTTGAGACAAGGGTTTAGACAAGTTGGCATCAACGCATCGGAAAACGTTTTAGAATATGCTGTAGAGAAACTCGATGGAATGGTGGGTTGGCTAACTGAATTCGGTTATAGGTGCGTGAAAGCTAAAGAGTTGAGAAAGGAGTTCGTAGATGAGATTTTGGAATTGGCTAGCAAGACGGTATCAGAGGAATTGAGTCATTTTTCTAAGGAATATGTAATTATAATTGAGGGCATAGCTAAGGGTTATACTAAGTGGAATGAAATAAAGAGGTATTTTGAGGAGAAGAAAAAGAGAACTATATATGACGCTGAGCTGAGGAGGTATTTAGATAAGCTGGAGAAAAGAGGTTACGTGAATAGGGTGGATAGGGGAAAGTATGAATTGACTGATCCAGTTGTCAAAAATGCTTTTGCAAGGTAA
- a CDS encoding nucleotidyltransferase domain-containing protein codes for MLEKVLEERKKKREEVINRVREFAEELKRRFGKVSVVLYGSYARGDFNLWSDIDVIVISEGFEGIRFLDRYDLLGIREGFEIKPYTPREFMKIKDKIGWKEALKDSIVICDDYSIFIRGS; via the coding sequence ATGCTGGAGAAAGTCTTAGAAGAAAGGAAGAAGAAGAGGGAGGAGGTTATTAATAGAGTGAGGGAATTCGCTGAGGAATTAAAGCGGAGATTTGGAAAGGTTAGCGTGGTTCTTTACGGTAGTTATGCTAGAGGTGATTTTAATTTGTGGAGCGATATTGACGTTATTGTAATTTCTGAGGGGTTTGAAGGTATTAGATTCCTTGATAGATATGATTTGCTTGGGATAAGAGAGGGATTTGAGATCAAACCCTATACTCCAAGAGAATTCATGAAAATAAAGGATAAAATTGGATGGAAAGAAGCTTTAAAGGATAGTATTGTAATATGTGACGATTATTCAATTTTTATTAGGGGAAGCTAA
- a CDS encoding hydantoinase/oxoprolinase family protein produces MECKVAIDIGGTFTDFIVLLENGEIKTIKTLTNPKNPGQVIRYVISSLDCNVSEIVHATTLATNTLLGQENLIIPKTALLTTKGFRDVIEIGRQNRPRLYDLYFEKPRQLVPRNLRIEVDERVDAEGNILKGIDMKEIENISKKLLEDKVISIAVSYLHSYLNPKNELDTKDILRQYFKYVSISSEIAPEPREYERTSTTVINAVLMPIVSSYLENLRSSLPSDKFYIMSSSGGLVDVDEASSKPVQLIESGPAAGVIASASFLPNDDLISFDMGGTTAKAGVVMKGNFEITTEYEVGGEVHYGRVVKGSGYPIRFPFVDLAEVSAGGGTIIWRDEANALRVGPISAGADPGPICYNRGGDKPTVTDANLVLGRLGEELIGGNLRLNKEKAIKGLSALGDPYEVSKNALDLVNLEMARAIRLVTVERGLDPSNFTLIAFGGAGPQHVSYLADELGIRKVIIPPHPGLFSALGLLLADWRFEARKSYPKDLEGEFKQLERSLYDKLKGNVDYFLRYADVRYKGQGWELTVQVNDVNDLRRVFEEKHLSTYGFVMKDRDIEVVTIRVFAIKKRPMPRIGITFGNEDRPKGIRKVLIEDDWVDAEVYVREKLPKGHKVKGPAIIEEYSSTTVIKDGWYGIVDDSITLVRE; encoded by the coding sequence ATGGAATGTAAGGTTGCGATAGATATCGGCGGTACCTTCACAGACTTTATCGTACTTTTAGAAAACGGAGAGATAAAAACCATAAAGACGCTGACAAATCCTAAGAATCCTGGACAAGTTATCAGATACGTCATTAGTTCTTTAGATTGTAATGTAAGTGAAATCGTCCACGCAACTACATTAGCAACTAATACACTGTTAGGACAAGAAAATCTAATAATTCCGAAAACTGCATTACTAACTACAAAGGGATTTAGAGACGTTATAGAAATAGGAAGACAGAATAGACCACGACTTTATGATTTATATTTCGAGAAGCCAAGACAATTGGTACCAAGAAATCTGAGGATTGAAGTGGATGAGAGAGTTGATGCAGAAGGAAATATCTTGAAGGGAATTGATATGAAGGAGATAGAAAATATTTCTAAAAAGTTGTTAGAAGATAAGGTCATTTCAATTGCGGTAAGTTATCTTCATTCCTATTTAAATCCGAAAAACGAGTTAGATACAAAGGATATCTTAAGGCAGTACTTTAAGTACGTTTCAATCTCCTCTGAGATAGCCCCAGAACCTAGGGAATATGAAAGAACCTCAACTACTGTTATTAATGCGGTACTGATGCCAATTGTTTCCTCTTACCTCGAAAATCTGAGAAGTTCTCTTCCATCAGATAAGTTCTACATTATGTCGAGTTCCGGTGGTTTAGTAGATGTGGATGAAGCCTCAAGCAAACCAGTTCAGTTAATAGAATCTGGACCAGCTGCCGGTGTAATAGCTTCAGCGAGTTTTCTCCCAAATGATGATTTAATAAGTTTCGATATGGGTGGGACTACTGCTAAAGCTGGCGTAGTTATGAAGGGTAATTTCGAAATAACTACTGAGTACGAGGTGGGTGGTGAGGTTCATTACGGAAGAGTGGTTAAGGGTAGTGGATATCCAATTAGATTTCCATTTGTAGACTTGGCTGAAGTTTCAGCTGGTGGAGGTACAATAATATGGAGAGATGAGGCTAATGCGTTAAGAGTAGGTCCCATAAGTGCGGGTGCTGATCCCGGTCCCATATGCTATAATAGGGGAGGAGATAAGCCAACGGTAACTGATGCGAATTTGGTTTTAGGAAGATTAGGTGAGGAACTAATAGGAGGAAATCTGAGATTGAATAAGGAGAAGGCAATTAAGGGATTATCCGCTCTAGGTGATCCCTATGAGGTTAGTAAAAATGCGTTAGATTTAGTGAATTTGGAAATGGCTAGGGCAATAAGGCTAGTAACAGTGGAAAGAGGATTAGATCCTTCAAATTTCACTTTAATAGCATTTGGCGGTGCTGGTCCACAACACGTTTCATATCTGGCTGATGAATTGGGGATAAGGAAAGTCATAATACCACCTCACCCCGGTCTTTTCAGTGCCTTAGGTCTTCTATTAGCGGATTGGCGTTTTGAAGCTAGGAAGTCATATCCTAAAGACCTAGAAGGTGAGTTCAAACAATTGGAGAGGAGTCTATACGATAAGTTAAAGGGGAACGTGGATTACTTCTTACGTTACGCTGATGTGAGATATAAGGGTCAAGGATGGGAGTTAACGGTTCAAGTTAATGATGTAAACGATCTTAGGAGAGTATTTGAGGAAAAGCACTTATCTACTTATGGATTCGTTATGAAGGATAGGGATATAGAAGTTGTGACAATAAGGGTATTTGCAATTAAAAAGAGACCAATGCCGAGGATTGGCATAACTTTTGGAAATGAGGATAGGCCAAAAGGGATTAGAAAGGTTCTAATTGAGGATGATTGGGTTGATGCTGAAGTGTACGTTAGGGAGAAACTGCCTAAGGGACATAAGGTAAAAGGACCGGCTATAATTGAGGAATACAGTTCCACCACAGTTATAAAAGATGGCTGGTATGGTATTGTAGATGATTCAATTACTTTGGTGAGAGAATGA
- the cas6 gene encoding CRISPR system precrRNA processing endoribonuclease RAMP protein Cas6: MHIFKVNYSLIPLHDVILPVPSSKVLKNLILSGKFLPSLAKLVESEIKSKPLFISALGNGEFRYLSSDDVMSVKANSKLNGFISFPYVEKVYNEISEGVYETPYGKFSLIINSIEILDIQSIRVEDYMNNNIYVEFVTPALLSSKVLLPPSLKEKYKKIKPGFSLLPSVGLILAYAYRSYYSILGRTDEQEWSIRAFKLGVLSNALAKIVGFNLSPKTVLIGRDDRNNLRKSRGVVGWIEFDIAERKMKKLAIKYLIISSYLGLGRSRGIGLGEIKVMLKKNK; this comes from the coding sequence ATGCATATTTTTAAGGTCAACTATTCTCTAATTCCATTACACGACGTTATATTGCCAGTTCCCTCATCCAAAGTCTTAAAAAACTTAATATTATCGGGTAAGTTCTTGCCATCACTAGCTAAGTTAGTTGAATCTGAGATTAAGAGTAAACCCCTTTTCATATCAGCTTTGGGTAACGGTGAATTCAGATACTTAAGCAGTGATGACGTTATGAGTGTTAAGGCTAACTCTAAGCTTAACGGATTCATCTCCTTTCCTTACGTCGAGAAGGTTTATAATGAGATATCTGAGGGAGTTTACGAAACCCCTTACGGAAAATTTTCATTAATCATCAACAGCATAGAAATTTTAGATATTCAAAGTATCAGAGTTGAAGACTACATGAATAATAACATTTACGTAGAATTCGTCACCCCAGCTTTACTATCATCTAAAGTACTTCTCCCCCCTTCCTTAAAAGAGAAATATAAGAAAATTAAGCCAGGATTTTCCCTTTTACCCTCTGTGGGGCTAATTCTTGCTTACGCATATAGGAGTTATTATAGCATTTTGGGAAGAACTGATGAGCAAGAGTGGAGTATTAGAGCGTTTAAATTAGGTGTACTATCTAACGCATTAGCTAAAATAGTGGGATTTAACTTGAGCCCAAAAACCGTACTAATAGGGAGAGATGATAGGAACAATTTAAGAAAAAGCAGAGGCGTAGTAGGTTGGATAGAGTTTGATATAGCTGAGAGGAAAATGAAGAAATTAGCCATAAAATACCTCATAATATCCTCTTATTTAGGTTTAGGAAGGAGCAGAGGAATTGGATTAGGAGAAATTAAAGTGATGCTTAAGAAGAACAAGTGA
- a CDS encoding HEPN domain-containing protein has product MSGLKVQRLKKRALQFLDDAKKDLNDSFYDLAMFHAEEAIQLFLKAILFELFASEFKSHQVRTLFSYLVKLLRENNYTDLANEVQELATEYKQTLSELEDAYTESRYGEMEYDKSQAENAISVAEKIINKLEEISKRVKLG; this is encoded by the coding sequence GTGAGTGGATTAAAGGTTCAAAGACTTAAAAAAAGAGCATTACAGTTTTTAGATGATGCGAAAAAAGACTTAAACGATAGTTTTTACGATCTAGCAATGTTTCATGCTGAAGAAGCAATTCAACTTTTCCTAAAGGCCATACTCTTTGAATTGTTTGCATCTGAGTTTAAGTCTCACCAGGTTAGAACTTTATTTTCCTACTTAGTGAAATTATTAAGAGAGAATAATTATACAGATCTAGCTAATGAGGTGCAAGAGTTGGCTACTGAATATAAACAAACTCTTTCAGAGCTAGAAGATGCTTATACAGAAAGTAGATACGGTGAGATGGAATATGATAAAAGTCAGGCTGAGAATGCCATCTCCGTGGCTGAAAAAATCATAAATAAGCTTGAGGAGATTAGTAAACGTGTCAAGCTGGGTTAA
- a CDS encoding HEPN domain-containing protein, with product MRRDLDYNWACFKAEQSAQFAIKAYLILIGRQYFSRDLLTLLRRTELNVDASILECASFLSKVYIPSRYPDALPEGVTPYAVYTEGDKRKAIECAKQIIEMVMNAGESLRRKEEEEGGGY from the coding sequence GTGCGGAGAGACCTTGACTATAACTGGGCCTGCTTCAAAGCTGAGCAATCAGCTCAATTTGCAATAAAGGCCTATTTGATTTTAATAGGAAGACAATATTTTAGTCGTGATTTACTCACTTTATTAAGGAGGACTGAACTAAACGTCGATGCTTCTATTTTAGAATGTGCGTCGTTTCTTTCTAAGGTATATATTCCTTCCAGATATCCAGATGCGCTACCAGAAGGTGTAACACCCTATGCGGTTTATACGGAGGGTGATAAGCGAAAAGCTATTGAGTGTGCAAAACAAATTATAGAAATGGTGATGAATGCTGGAGAAAGTCTTAGAAGAAAGGAAGAAGAAGAGGGAGGAGGTTATTAA
- a CDS encoding MFS transporter: MSNPSDPLKAIDESKLTSKHYRWTILSALADFLDAGSIVAGGASVSIWTSYFSLSSLLLGLIASLSPNAFAAGIGALIAGPLGDKYGRKAIYMYDLIFYAIGALIVAASVNYFMLLIGYIIIGLAVGVDVPTSWSLIAELAPRRNRGRLMAFTNLFWYIGPIIILLLGIGTTPLGVNSFRVLFGFLTVIAIVTWVLRRGIIESPRWGLAKGKEEVVKQALAELGQDVNIAEASKPQSKAKWSDIFKYWKGLAFMIPIYIFWGIPAGTFGFFLPFLIEDLGSKSPIVGDAVQIAWFITAIIGVVGVYMQLSDKVNRKILYAIGSLICAIGFALPIGLPFKILWVALFNVFLFGFGHGMGLWPQTRVWSVELFPTEIRNTAQGFVWAWMRIALGVWSIFVPSIISAIGYSAIAAVATSFFIMNIILGLLVGPNSQGKSLEEVIRDFYGGKVPVSKVVKSQY; encoded by the coding sequence TAAACATTATCGATGGACTATTCTATCAGCGCTTGCTGATTTTCTAGACGCTGGTTCAATAGTTGCTGGAGGAGCATCAGTTAGTATATGGACCTCCTATTTCAGTCTTTCATCTTTATTACTAGGCTTAATAGCATCATTAAGTCCCAATGCTTTTGCAGCAGGAATAGGTGCCCTAATAGCGGGTCCTTTAGGCGATAAGTATGGAAGAAAAGCGATTTACATGTACGATTTGATATTCTATGCCATTGGTGCCCTCATAGTAGCAGCCTCCGTTAATTACTTTATGCTATTGATAGGATACATAATAATTGGTTTAGCAGTAGGTGTTGATGTACCCACAAGTTGGTCACTAATAGCTGAACTCGCTCCAAGAAGAAATCGTGGCAGATTAATGGCTTTTACTAACCTATTCTGGTATATAGGGCCTATCATAATACTACTCCTTGGCATAGGTACGACACCCTTAGGAGTTAACTCATTTAGAGTCCTATTTGGATTCTTAACGGTAATAGCTATTGTAACCTGGGTGTTAAGAAGGGGAATTATAGAATCTCCAAGATGGGGTCTAGCTAAGGGAAAAGAAGAGGTAGTTAAACAAGCGTTAGCGGAATTAGGGCAAGACGTCAACATCGCTGAAGCTTCTAAGCCTCAGAGTAAAGCTAAATGGAGTGATATTTTCAAGTACTGGAAAGGTCTAGCTTTCATGATACCAATTTATATATTCTGGGGTATACCAGCTGGAACCTTTGGATTCTTCTTGCCATTCCTCATTGAAGATTTAGGAAGTAAAAGTCCAATAGTAGGTGATGCGGTTCAAATAGCGTGGTTTATAACGGCAATAATTGGAGTAGTTGGAGTATATATGCAACTTTCAGACAAAGTTAATAGAAAAATATTATACGCTATTGGTTCTCTCATTTGTGCAATTGGTTTCGCACTACCTATAGGATTACCTTTTAAAATATTGTGGGTTGCACTATTCAACGTATTTCTATTCGGATTTGGACATGGAATGGGATTATGGCCTCAAACCAGGGTATGGTCAGTAGAGCTATTTCCTACTGAAATAAGGAATACCGCTCAAGGTTTTGTATGGGCTTGGATGAGAATAGCATTAGGTGTGTGGAGCATTTTTGTTCCTTCAATAATTAGTGCCATAGGATACTCAGCAATTGCAGCAGTAGCTACTTCATTCTTTATAATGAATATTATACTTGGACTATTAGTAGGTCCCAACAGTCAAGGTAAATCCTTAGAAGAGGTAATAAGAGACTTTTATGGTGGTAAGGTTCCAGTTTCTAAAGTAGTTAAGAGTCAATATTAA
- a CDS encoding nucleotidyltransferase domain-containing protein, producing MSSWVKFKFEHLRRWREYAEKVNKAVKDVDKNAKVYVFGGVAEDRITVLSDIDILIIFPYHLTDKDRIELKKRIFNIAMEKYDLPFGAPIELHVVDEERAKEYLKHAKKVIEII from the coding sequence GTGTCAAGCTGGGTTAAATTTAAGTTTGAGCACTTAAGGAGATGGAGAGAATACGCTGAGAAAGTCAATAAGGCAGTTAAAGATGTAGATAAGAACGCAAAAGTTTACGTTTTTGGTGGTGTCGCTGAAGACAGAATAACAGTGTTAAGCGACATTGATATCTTAATAATCTTCCCTTATCATTTAACTGACAAAGATAGAATTGAATTGAAAAAGAGAATATTTAATATTGCAATGGAAAAATACGATTTGCCTTTTGGAGCACCAATAGAGTTACACGTTGTAGATGAAGAAAGGGCAAAAGAATATCTTAAGCATGCTAAAAAAGTCATAGAAATAATATAG